In one window of Luteitalea sp. DNA:
- a CDS encoding PadR family transcriptional regulator, protein MAHKQDPEAFLPLTPALFHVLVALAAGDKHGYAILRDVEQRTEGRVLLSTGTLYGIIKRLLADDLIAEARTRPAASMDDQRRRYYRLTAFGRDVALAETARLEQASAMARATRGLRLARGKA, encoded by the coding sequence ATGGCTCACAAGCAAGATCCGGAAGCATTCCTACCGCTCACGCCGGCGCTCTTCCACGTCCTGGTGGCGCTCGCGGCTGGCGACAAGCACGGCTACGCCATCCTCCGAGACGTCGAGCAGCGTACTGAGGGCCGGGTGCTGCTCAGCACTGGAACCCTCTACGGAATCATCAAGCGACTGCTGGCGGACGACTTGATTGCCGAGGCGCGCACGCGACCCGCGGCCAGCATGGACGACCAGCGTCGCAGGTACTACCGCCTGACCGCGTTTGGCCGCGACGTGGCACTGGCCGAAACGGCGCGCCTGGAGCAGGCGAGTGCCATGGCTCGAGCGACGAGAGGGCTACGGCTCGCGCGGGGTAAGGCCTGA
- a CDS encoding FtsX-like permease family protein: MRLFRWLLRLLPTDFRSDFATEMEEVFDEQRTDARRRGGRTALVRLWARTLLDIGRAVRREHLDDLRRDASYALRMMRRSPGFVVTAVLSLGLGIGANSAVFSLIDAVWLRTLPVGSPEELVLVRRSGGQTIKPNSNITRPQYDHLRDNSALLQDICFFSNSVPVSVTVHGVSERVEAQQVSGTFFETLAVGAWLGRTLTRDDDLVTGASPVAVISEAYWRRRFARDPAVVGRAVVINATTFTIVGVMPPGFSGVILGARPDLFVPWATRGAMPFGREGNSGDGPLPSILARLQSGVSTQRAAAELTNLLQRAVATENTSPVAPEQRARLMDRRVELSSASHGITRLRSELSTPLGMLMAVVALVLLVACGNVAGLLLARASARAPELALRLAQGATRQRVVRQLLTESLFLALAGGLFGVCLASWSLTFLEALTASGNRPLQLDVRLDAHLIMFAGAVSVASALLFGLVPALQASSSDLTALMKRHPGRGGGTGLLRWGNTLVVAQVALSMTLLVVAGLFLRTFQELGRVDTGFARDRIVLVSTDPRLVGYDRERIPAIYEELLRRLRQLPGIASVSLGRQGLVSGGGTSGSVYIEGRAPLQGEHDLVNGSKGLELNAPVFSEVSADYFKTLEIPILRGRGFQPTDDARAPRVAVVNETFARYYFGDQNPIGHRFGGSVEGSNTIEIVGVARDIKYHSMREPVPRAYYRPYLQDPGAWRETTFQIRTAAEATELVASVRRAIASVDPRLPVYNVTSLSDQIEASLHQEQTTATLTSLFGILALVLASVGLYGLLSYAVSQRTGEIGVRMALGAAAADVLRLVIGRGMWLVALGISAGVLLALLATRLLVSQLYGVTPTDPATFMIVALILLSVALTACVLPARRAARIDPVRALRAE, from the coding sequence ATGCGCTTGTTTCGGTGGCTCCTGCGGCTGCTTCCCACCGACTTCCGGTCCGACTTTGCCACGGAGATGGAAGAGGTGTTCGACGAGCAGCGTACGGATGCGCGACGTCGCGGGGGCCGGACCGCTCTCGTGCGGCTGTGGGCGAGAACCTTGCTGGACATCGGACGCGCCGTGCGACGTGAGCACCTGGACGACCTGCGGCGAGATGCGTCGTACGCGTTGCGCATGATGCGCCGGAGCCCAGGCTTCGTCGTCACCGCTGTGCTGTCGCTTGGCCTTGGCATTGGCGCCAATAGTGCGGTCTTCAGCCTGATCGACGCTGTGTGGCTCCGCACGTTGCCCGTGGGATCTCCCGAAGAGCTGGTCTTGGTTCGCCGAAGCGGCGGCCAGACGATCAAGCCGAACAGCAATATCACACGTCCGCAGTACGACCACCTGCGCGACAACAGCGCCTTGCTTCAGGACATCTGCTTCTTTTCGAACAGCGTGCCGGTCAGCGTCACGGTTCACGGGGTGTCCGAGCGCGTCGAGGCGCAGCAGGTATCCGGCACGTTCTTCGAAACACTCGCGGTCGGCGCGTGGCTCGGCAGAACACTGACTCGAGACGATGACCTCGTTACCGGTGCGAGCCCGGTGGCTGTGATCAGCGAGGCCTACTGGCGCCGACGATTCGCACGGGATCCGGCGGTCGTTGGGCGAGCGGTCGTGATCAATGCCACAACCTTCACGATCGTAGGTGTGATGCCGCCCGGATTCTCCGGCGTGATCCTGGGTGCCCGCCCTGACCTCTTCGTGCCCTGGGCCACGCGTGGAGCGATGCCGTTCGGTCGCGAGGGTAATTCGGGAGACGGCCCGTTGCCGTCCATTCTCGCCCGCCTTCAATCAGGCGTGAGCACGCAGCGTGCGGCCGCGGAGCTCACCAACCTGTTGCAGCGGGCAGTTGCTACCGAGAACACGTCACCGGTCGCGCCGGAGCAGCGCGCCAGACTGATGGATCGACGCGTCGAGCTATCCTCGGCCAGCCACGGGATCACCAGGCTCAGGTCGGAGCTGTCGACGCCGCTTGGCATGCTGATGGCCGTCGTGGCGCTCGTGCTCTTGGTCGCCTGTGGGAACGTCGCCGGCCTGTTGCTCGCTCGCGCTTCAGCGCGTGCACCAGAGCTCGCGCTCCGGCTCGCGCAGGGTGCGACGCGTCAGCGTGTTGTACGGCAACTGCTGACCGAGAGTCTCTTTCTGGCGCTCGCCGGCGGACTATTCGGTGTGTGCCTGGCGAGCTGGAGCTTGACGTTTCTCGAAGCGCTGACGGCAAGCGGGAATAGGCCCCTCCAGCTCGATGTTCGTCTCGACGCTCACCTCATCATGTTCGCCGGTGCTGTGTCGGTTGCGTCGGCGCTCCTCTTTGGCCTGGTCCCAGCGCTGCAGGCCTCGTCTAGCGATCTTACAGCGTTGATGAAACGCCACCCGGGCCGGGGTGGAGGAACAGGGCTCCTTCGATGGGGCAACACACTTGTCGTGGCACAAGTAGCCTTGTCGATGACGCTGCTCGTCGTCGCCGGCCTGTTCCTCCGCACCTTTCAGGAGCTCGGCCGTGTGGACACTGGGTTTGCGCGCGACCGTATCGTGCTCGTTTCAACCGATCCTCGACTCGTGGGCTACGACAGAGAGCGCATTCCAGCGATCTATGAGGAGCTCCTTCGTCGACTGCGGCAACTGCCCGGCATCGCTTCCGTCAGTCTGGGCCGCCAGGGCCTGGTGAGCGGGGGTGGTACATCGGGCAGCGTGTACATCGAGGGTCGCGCACCGCTCCAAGGCGAGCATGACCTCGTCAACGGCAGCAAGGGTCTCGAGCTGAATGCGCCGGTTTTCAGCGAGGTGAGTGCTGACTATTTCAAGACGTTGGAGATACCGATTCTGCGTGGGCGCGGGTTCCAGCCCACAGATGACGCCCGCGCGCCCCGCGTTGCCGTGGTCAACGAGACGTTCGCTCGGTACTACTTCGGCGATCAGAATCCAATCGGGCACCGCTTCGGTGGCAGCGTCGAGGGGAGCAACACGATTGAGATCGTCGGCGTTGCCAGAGACATCAAGTATCACAGCATGCGCGAGCCAGTGCCGCGCGCGTATTATCGACCGTACCTCCAGGATCCTGGGGCCTGGCGGGAGACGACCTTCCAAATACGAACCGCGGCCGAGGCAACTGAGCTAGTCGCCAGCGTGCGACGTGCGATCGCTTCCGTCGACCCGAGGTTGCCCGTCTATAACGTGACGTCGCTCTCCGACCAGATCGAGGCTTCGCTGCACCAGGAACAAACGACCGCCACGTTGACCAGCTTATTTGGCATACTCGCCCTGGTCCTGGCCAGTGTCGGACTCTATGGCTTGCTGTCGTACGCGGTCTCCCAGCGGACCGGTGAGATCGGCGTACGAATGGCGCTCGGCGCCGCGGCAGCAGACGTCCTGCGTCTGGTGATCGGACGCGGGATGTGGCTCGTCGCGCTCGGCATCTCCGCTGGCGTCTTGCTCGCCTTGCTGGCGACTCGCCTCCTGGTTAGCCAGCTCTACGGAGTGACACCCACGGATCCGGCCACCTTCATGATCGTCGCGCTCATCCTGCTCTCCGTGGCGCTTACTGCTTGCGTCCTCCCCGCGCGCCGCGCGGCGCGGATCGACCCCGTGCGAGCACTTCGCGCCGAGTGA
- a CDS encoding glutaminyl-peptide cyclotransferase, whose protein sequence is MAARRTTSHRKARVRPRSANDQARRPRRRLLWSVAILAPFLALAALLLRPAWSDSPSSASEPPRATTSTGARSAARLRVDVVESYPHDPAAFTQGLLLEDGVLYESTGLSGQSSLREVELETGRVLRRLDIPAPEFAEGLALVGQRLVQLTYTSGRAFEYELDTFERQGELTYSGEGWGLCYDGSSLVMSNGSDRLTYRDPESFAVQRELSVTRDESPLVNINELECVGDSVYANVWNSETIVRIEGSTGRVTEQIDASGLLSPDARRSTDVLNGIAYDGSTKTFLITGKLWPRLFRVRFVPTRQS, encoded by the coding sequence ATGGCCGCACGGAGAACGACATCCCACCGAAAGGCACGCGTCCGACCCCGGTCGGCCAATGATCAGGCCCGCCGGCCCCGGCGACGCCTCCTCTGGAGTGTCGCCATCCTGGCGCCGTTCCTCGCTCTGGCCGCGCTTCTGCTGCGACCCGCCTGGTCCGACAGCCCCTCCTCTGCCTCCGAGCCCCCTCGGGCGACGACCTCGACCGGAGCTCGGTCGGCGGCACGCCTTCGCGTCGACGTGGTCGAGAGTTATCCGCACGACCCGGCGGCCTTCACGCAAGGCCTTCTGTTGGAAGACGGCGTCCTGTACGAGAGCACCGGCCTTTCCGGGCAGTCGAGTCTCCGAGAGGTCGAGCTCGAAACCGGTCGCGTGCTCCGGCGTCTCGATATCCCGGCACCGGAGTTCGCTGAGGGGCTGGCGCTCGTCGGCCAGCGTCTCGTTCAGCTCACCTACACGAGCGGGCGAGCCTTCGAGTATGAGCTGGACACCTTCGAGCGCCAGGGTGAGCTGACTTACTCGGGAGAAGGGTGGGGGCTCTGCTACGACGGCAGCTCTCTCGTGATGAGCAACGGCAGCGATCGGCTCACCTATCGCGATCCAGAATCGTTTGCCGTGCAACGCGAGCTCAGCGTGACACGGGACGAGTCGCCGCTGGTCAACATCAACGAGCTCGAGTGTGTAGGAGACAGCGTGTACGCCAACGTGTGGAACAGCGAGACGATCGTGAGGATCGAAGGATCTACGGGCCGCGTAACGGAGCAGATCGATGCTTCCGGACTGCTTTCCCCCGACGCGCGGCGCAGCACGGATGTCTTGAACGGCATCGCGTACGACGGCTCCACCAAGACGTTCTTGATTACCGGCAAGCTCTGGCCGCGCCTCTTCCGCGTGCGCTTCGTTCCTACTCGTCAGAGCTGA
- a CDS encoding M28 family peptidase: MEFLANDLLEGREAGTRGYDVAAKYVASVLQTYGYEPAGASGTFFQSVPLLESRLTKGELTFAPKSGQAVGLDLPIDAVVAPSHVRPSFDVTGPLVYVGFGVTAPELKYDDYAGIDVRGKIVLLLRNAPAQFPSEPRAHYSALDQKLKNAADRGAVGVLIAALPSDLKRFSWERTAQIASGPLMTWIDAQGQPANQHPELQGGALLGPTGATKLFAHSPTPLDDVYAAGESGKPESFELPVTVTIKGTTAHEKKSSPNVVGVLTGRDPALAKSYVVLTAHLDHAGIGPAVSGDTIYNGAYDNAAGSAILLEVARAIAEAPERPRRSVLITFVTAEEKGLLGSDYFARNPTVPPDALVANVNLDMPVLQWPLADVVAFGAENSSLGTVVAQAVKSAGLKLSPDPLPDENLFVRSDQYSLVKQGVPAVYLMPGFTSSDPEKDGGKILGAFLASHYHQPSDDLSLPMDLSAVQTFTHANYLIAVAIANDPQAPTWKPGNFFGERFGRR; the protein is encoded by the coding sequence ATGGAGTTCCTCGCAAACGATCTGCTCGAAGGTCGCGAGGCCGGAACACGCGGTTACGATGTAGCTGCCAAGTACGTGGCGTCCGTGCTGCAAACCTACGGCTATGAGCCAGCCGGGGCCTCCGGGACGTTCTTCCAATCCGTTCCGCTGCTCGAGAGTCGCCTCACGAAGGGCGAGCTGACCTTCGCACCCAAGAGCGGTCAAGCTGTCGGGCTCGATCTGCCGATTGATGCCGTTGTCGCACCCAGTCACGTGCGTCCCTCGTTCGACGTCACCGGGCCGCTCGTGTACGTCGGGTTCGGCGTCACGGCTCCAGAGCTGAAGTACGACGACTACGCCGGGATCGACGTGCGGGGCAAGATTGTGCTGCTGCTGAGGAATGCGCCGGCACAGTTTCCCAGCGAGCCGCGAGCGCACTACTCGGCCTTGGACCAAAAGCTCAAGAACGCGGCGGATCGTGGTGCGGTAGGCGTACTCATTGCGGCGCTTCCGTCCGACCTGAAGCGATTCTCGTGGGAACGCACCGCACAGATTGCGAGCGGACCACTGATGACCTGGATCGATGCGCAGGGCCAGCCGGCCAACCAGCATCCGGAGTTGCAGGGCGGCGCCCTACTCGGTCCAACCGGTGCGACGAAGCTGTTCGCACACTCGCCCACGCCGCTCGACGACGTGTACGCCGCCGGCGAGTCCGGCAAGCCCGAGAGCTTCGAGCTTCCTGTCACCGTGACCATCAAAGGCACCACCGCGCACGAGAAGAAGTCGAGCCCGAACGTCGTCGGCGTCCTGACCGGACGCGACCCTGCGCTGGCGAAATCGTACGTCGTCCTCACGGCGCACCTCGATCACGCGGGCATTGGCCCGGCCGTGAGCGGTGACACCATCTACAACGGTGCCTACGACAACGCTGCAGGATCTGCCATTCTGCTGGAGGTCGCGCGCGCGATCGCGGAGGCGCCAGAGCGGCCCCGACGATCGGTGCTCATCACATTCGTCACCGCGGAGGAGAAAGGACTGCTCGGCTCCGACTACTTCGCGCGCAACCCGACGGTTCCGCCCGACGCGCTCGTTGCCAACGTCAATCTCGACATGCCCGTGCTGCAGTGGCCGCTGGCAGATGTCGTGGCCTTCGGGGCCGAGAACTCATCGCTTGGCACGGTGGTCGCGCAGGCGGTGAAGAGCGCCGGCTTGAAGCTCTCGCCGGATCCGCTGCCCGACGAGAACCTGTTCGTCCGCAGCGACCAATACTCTCTCGTCAAGCAGGGTGTGCCTGCCGTCTATCTGATGCCGGGGTTCACGTCGAGCGATCCCGAGAAGGATGGCGGGAAGATACTCGGGGCCTTCTTGGCCAGCCACTATCATCAGCCGAGCGACGACCTGTCGTTACCGATGGACCTCTCGGCCGTCCAGACCTTCACACACGCAAACTATCTCATCGCGGTTGCCATCGCGAACGATCCCCAAGCGCCGACGTGGAAGCCAGGAAACTTCTTCGGGGAACGGTTCGGCCGTCGGTAA
- a CDS encoding OsmC family peroxiredoxin, which yields MKADELRSLQAPLKERYREDPDAALVTLRAQGRIGEGVTCRVETGKALVEAGLHPATGGTGAMVCSGDILLEALAACAGVTMSAVATAIGVEIRSGIVRAEGDLDFRGTLGVSKEVPVGFQRVRLHFHLTTDASDEQLTTLVRLTERYCVVYQTLRQPPVIEVSRHVVTAETER from the coding sequence ATGAAGGCCGATGAGCTGCGATCGTTACAGGCTCCATTGAAGGAACGATATCGGGAGGACCCTGATGCCGCGTTGGTCACCTTGAGGGCACAAGGTCGGATCGGTGAAGGCGTTACCTGTCGTGTCGAGACAGGCAAAGCGCTGGTCGAAGCTGGCCTGCACCCAGCCACCGGCGGCACGGGCGCGATGGTCTGCTCTGGGGACATACTGCTCGAGGCCTTGGCAGCGTGCGCGGGCGTCACCATGAGCGCGGTCGCAACTGCCATTGGCGTAGAGATACGTTCCGGTATCGTCCGTGCCGAGGGCGACCTCGACTTCCGTGGTACCTTGGGCGTCTCCAAGGAGGTGCCCGTCGGATTCCAACGCGTGCGCCTTCACTTCCACCTCACGACCGATGCCTCGGATGAGCAATTGACAACGCTCGTTCGCCTGACCGAGCGGTACTGCGTGGTCTATCAAACGCTTCGCCAGCCGCCGGTCATCGAGGTATCGCGCCACGTTGTAACCGCGGAGACGGAGCGGTGA
- a CDS encoding HAD hydrolase-like protein encodes MMANKWITFDCFGTLVDWRTGFATILRPLAGERTDALITAYHELERQLEQERPHRLYRDVLETGLARAAARIGLRLTGAQAEALSAGWDRQPVFADVEPALSNLRAAGWKLAVLTNCDVDLFDLTQGSFQQPFDLVVTAEQVKDYKPSLAHFLYFWRASGVKRRDWVHVACSWYHDIQPSREMDVRRIWVDRDRTGDDPTAATLRLEDVRALPEAVESVTTAKP; translated from the coding sequence ATGATGGCGAACAAATGGATTACATTCGACTGCTTTGGGACGCTCGTGGACTGGCGGACGGGCTTTGCCACCATCCTGCGTCCACTGGCAGGCGAGCGCACGGACGCGCTGATCACTGCCTACCACGAGCTCGAGCGTCAGTTGGAGCAGGAGCGGCCCCACCGACTCTATCGTGATGTGCTCGAGACAGGGCTGGCTCGTGCGGCGGCGAGGATTGGATTGAGGCTGACAGGTGCGCAAGCGGAAGCGCTGTCGGCTGGCTGGGACAGGCAACCGGTGTTTGCTGATGTCGAGCCAGCACTGTCGAATTTGCGTGCAGCAGGCTGGAAGCTTGCGGTGCTGACGAACTGCGACGTCGACCTGTTCGACCTCACACAGGGCAGCTTTCAGCAACCATTCGATCTGGTCGTCACGGCCGAGCAGGTGAAAGACTACAAGCCGTCGCTGGCGCACTTCCTCTATTTCTGGCGCGCATCCGGCGTCAAGCGGCGCGACTGGGTACACGTGGCGTGCAGTTGGTATCACGATATCCAGCCATCACGCGAAATGGACGTCCGGCGGATCTGGGTGGATCGTGACCGAACGGGTGACGATCCCACGGCGGCGACGCTGCGACTCGAGGATGTTCGAGCCCTGCCAGAAGCTGTTGAAAGCGTGACCACCGCGAAGCCTTGA
- the nhaC gene encoding Na+/H+ antiporter NhaC has protein sequence MSTRQARQPTLLESFVPVLLLIAMLASAVALFGDEASSGANQIALMLAAGIAALFGIRFGHPWTAIERGIVHGISLALGAVLILLVVGALIGTWILAGIVPTMIYYGLQLLTPAVFLPSACVICAVVSVVTGSSWTTAGTVGVALIGVATAQGLNPGLAAGAVISGAYFGDKMSPLSDTTNLAPAMAGTELFTHIRYMLWTTTPSILIALVLFTFVGLTVVAPSDTTSVAAIQNALLQQFNIGVHLLLPAVLVVGLIIRRIPAYPAILIGALVGCVFAALFQREAVLTFAAAPGLPPWAGLIKGSWVALFDGYRLDSGNAVLDELLSRGGMSSMLGTVWLIVSAMMFGAVMEVTGMLERIARAILGLVTGTGSLISATIITSIGMNVIASDQYIAIVLPGRMFRAEFARRGLDPKNLSRSLEDSGTLTSALVPWNTCGAFMAQTLGVATLAYAPYAFFNLISPLIGAAYGFSGFKIARIDEAASPVAVAPGQVPVER, from the coding sequence ATGTCTACACGCCAGGCTCGCCAGCCTACACTCCTCGAGTCGTTCGTTCCAGTTCTCCTATTGATAGCCATGCTCGCCAGCGCCGTGGCGCTCTTCGGCGACGAGGCGTCGAGTGGAGCCAACCAGATTGCGCTGATGCTGGCGGCTGGCATCGCCGCGCTGTTCGGAATCCGCTTCGGACATCCATGGACCGCGATCGAACGCGGTATCGTGCATGGCATCTCGCTCGCCCTCGGCGCGGTGCTCATCCTGCTCGTGGTCGGGGCGCTGATTGGCACCTGGATCCTCGCTGGCATCGTGCCAACGATGATCTACTATGGCCTCCAATTGCTGACGCCGGCCGTCTTCCTGCCAAGCGCCTGCGTGATTTGCGCGGTTGTGTCAGTAGTGACGGGCAGCTCCTGGACGACTGCGGGCACCGTCGGTGTGGCGCTCATTGGCGTCGCGACGGCGCAGGGGCTGAACCCAGGCTTGGCGGCCGGCGCCGTCATCTCCGGCGCCTACTTCGGCGACAAGATGTCGCCGCTGTCTGACACGACGAACCTCGCCCCGGCCATGGCCGGCACGGAGCTCTTCACCCATATTCGCTACATGCTCTGGACGACCACGCCGAGCATCCTGATCGCGCTCGTGCTGTTTACGTTCGTTGGGCTCACGGTCGTGGCCCCCAGCGACACGACCTCTGTCGCGGCGATTCAGAATGCGCTCCTCCAGCAATTCAACATCGGCGTCCATCTGCTGCTGCCTGCCGTGCTCGTGGTCGGTCTCATCATCCGCCGGATACCAGCCTATCCGGCCATCCTCATCGGCGCTCTCGTCGGCTGCGTCTTTGCGGCGCTCTTCCAGCGAGAGGCCGTGTTGACCTTCGCCGCTGCCCCGGGGCTGCCGCCGTGGGCCGGCCTCATCAAGGGAAGCTGGGTGGCGCTCTTCGATGGCTATCGGCTGGACTCGGGCAACGCCGTGCTCGACGAGCTGTTGTCACGGGGCGGCATGTCGAGCATGCTGGGCACGGTGTGGCTGATCGTCTCCGCGATGATGTTCGGCGCGGTGATGGAGGTCACGGGCATGCTCGAGCGCATTGCGCGTGCAATTCTCGGCCTGGTCACCGGCACCGGCAGCCTGATCAGCGCAACCATCATCACCTCTATCGGCATGAACGTGATCGCCTCCGATCAGTACATCGCGATCGTCTTGCCGGGACGGATGTTTCGCGCCGAGTTCGCACGGCGCGGCCTCGACCCGAAGAACCTGTCGCGCTCGCTCGAGGACTCCGGCACGCTTACTTCAGCGCTCGTCCCCTGGAACACGTGCGGTGCCTTCATGGCCCAGACACTCGGTGTTGCCACGCTCGCATACGCGCCGTACGCGTTCTTCAATCTGATCAGCCCGTTGATCGGGGCGGCGTATGGTTTCTCGGGCTTCAAGATCGCCCGCATCGACGAGGCGGCGAGCCCTGTCGCCGTGGCCCCAGGACAGGTGCCCGTAGAACGTTGA
- a CDS encoding aldehyde dehydrogenase family protein, whose translation MEVRHPYDGTLVGSAAMVDAAGVERAVRQALAGGHPLGRHQRFEILDKARIALETRAEQFASLICAESGLCVRETRYEVGRALDVLRFAAIECMKDDGQIFSGDVSPHGQSRKIFTTREPLRLALAITPFNHPLNQVVHKVAPAIAAGTPLILKPSEKTPLTALRFAELLYEAGLPGWMLSAFLCPVKEVLEPLIGDERIEALTFTGSVAIGKRIASIAGYKKLCLELGGNSPLIVLEDADLDLAVRLAAEGAYRNSGQRCTAVKRLLIQRPILDHFTERLVEKTREYVCGNPALGETRVGTVIDEAAAAHLESVVHQAVRQGARVLQGGRRDGALLEPTVIADVPRDATMVVQESFGPLAPILAVEDVDDAIRLANGTAYGLAAGVVTTHLSHALQVIRGLRTGTVNVNQVPGYRIESTPFGGVKDSGLGVKEGVMEALRYMTYVKTWSLPW comes from the coding sequence ATGGAGGTGCGCCATCCCTACGACGGCACCCTGGTGGGGAGCGCCGCCATGGTCGACGCGGCCGGAGTCGAGCGCGCGGTGCGGCAAGCACTCGCCGGCGGCCATCCGCTCGGCCGCCATCAGCGCTTCGAGATTCTCGACAAGGCGCGCATCGCGCTCGAGACGCGGGCGGAGCAATTCGCGTCCTTGATCTGTGCCGAATCGGGGCTCTGCGTGCGGGAGACGCGGTATGAGGTGGGCCGGGCGCTCGACGTGCTTCGGTTCGCTGCCATCGAATGCATGAAGGATGACGGCCAAATCTTCTCTGGCGACGTTTCGCCGCATGGGCAGAGCCGGAAGATCTTCACCACCCGCGAGCCGCTCCGGCTGGCGCTGGCCATCACGCCGTTCAACCACCCACTCAACCAAGTCGTCCACAAGGTCGCTCCAGCGATTGCCGCTGGAACGCCGTTGATTCTCAAGCCGTCCGAGAAGACGCCACTCACGGCGCTGCGGTTCGCCGAGCTCCTGTACGAAGCCGGACTGCCCGGCTGGATGCTGAGCGCATTCCTCTGCCCGGTGAAAGAGGTGCTCGAGCCGCTCATCGGCGATGAGAGGATCGAGGCGCTCACTTTTACAGGCAGCGTCGCGATTGGCAAGCGGATCGCGTCCATCGCTGGCTACAAGAAGCTGTGCCTGGAATTGGGCGGCAACTCGCCGCTCATCGTGCTGGAGGATGCCGACCTCGATCTCGCCGTCCGACTCGCGGCGGAAGGCGCGTACCGGAACTCTGGACAGCGTTGCACAGCAGTCAAGCGGCTCTTGATACAACGGCCGATCCTGGACCACTTCACGGAGCGGCTCGTCGAGAAGACGCGGGAGTACGTGTGCGGGAATCCAGCGCTTGGCGAGACGCGCGTGGGAACCGTGATAGACGAGGCCGCTGCCGCCCACCTCGAATCGGTCGTTCACCAGGCGGTGCGCCAGGGTGCGCGTGTGTTGCAAGGGGGCCGGCGCGACGGCGCCCTGTTGGAGCCGACGGTCATCGCGGACGTGCCGCGCGACGCAACCATGGTCGTGCAGGAGTCTTTCGGGCCGTTGGCGCCGATCCTCGCCGTGGAGGATGTCGACGATGCGATTCGATTGGCCAATGGCACCGCATACGGGCTGGCAGCCGGCGTTGTCACCACGCATCTGAGCCACGCGCTCCAGGTGATCCGCGGACTCCGCACCGGCACCGTCAACGTCAACCAGGTTCCCGGCTATCGCATCGAGAGCACGCCGTTCGGCGGCGTGAAGGATTCGGGCCTCGGCGTCAAGGAAGGGGTCATGGAAGCGCTGCGTTACATGACGTATGTGAAGACCTGGTCGCTGCCTTGGTGA
- the phnA gene encoding phosphonoacetate hydrolase gives MNAPIVNDSRIQDVGFTANGRAYRPAARPIVVVCIDGCADEYLDSSLAHQRMPHLERVARCGYRGLARAALPTFTNVNNAAIVSGCPPAVTGISGNFFLDPETGEEVMMNASRFLRCETILAAAARAGRKVAMVTAKEKLREILSDGLRGIAFSAERAHEATAESNGVGNVEALVGRPTPSIYSADASLYVLDAGVALVERGLADFLYLSLTDYMQHTFAPEDEESLDFYSAMDERLGRLLALKAVLGLTADHGMNAKQTADRSPRVLYVESLLRERFGPGARVICPITDPYVAHHGALGSFVTVHLPDHLPAAVVSRFLLDCDGITEVYERDLAVRKLELPPDRIGDLCVLSGRDVVLGRTAADHDLSLLRGGLRSHGGRYEEMVPMIVSRPLTPRYEALVAGDPRNFDIFDLTCNGGTV, from the coding sequence ATGAACGCCCCGATCGTCAACGACTCACGGATACAAGACGTTGGCTTCACGGCCAACGGCCGCGCGTATCGCCCTGCGGCGCGGCCGATCGTCGTGGTCTGCATCGACGGATGTGCGGACGAATACCTCGATTCGTCATTGGCACACCAGCGAATGCCTCACTTGGAGCGAGTGGCGCGGTGTGGATACCGTGGGTTGGCGCGGGCGGCCCTGCCGACCTTCACCAACGTCAACAACGCCGCCATCGTCAGCGGGTGTCCACCGGCGGTGACTGGCATCTCGGGCAATTTCTTCCTCGATCCGGAAACGGGCGAGGAAGTCATGATGAATGCCTCGCGGTTCCTGCGGTGTGAGACGATCCTCGCTGCCGCGGCGCGTGCCGGACGCAAGGTGGCAATGGTCACCGCCAAGGAGAAGCTCCGTGAGATCCTTTCCGACGGACTCCGGGGCATCGCGTTCTCGGCCGAGCGGGCCCATGAGGCAACAGCCGAGAGCAATGGCGTTGGGAACGTCGAAGCGCTGGTTGGACGTCCGACACCCTCGATCTACAGTGCCGATGCGAGCCTCTACGTGCTCGACGCCGGCGTGGCCCTCGTCGAGCGAGGATTGGCAGATTTCCTGTATCTGTCACTCACGGATTACATGCAGCACACGTTTGCACCAGAAGACGAGGAGTCGCTGGACTTCTACAGCGCCATGGACGAGCGCCTCGGCCGCCTGCTCGCGCTGAAAGCCGTGTTGGGTCTGACAGCCGATCACGGCATGAACGCCAAGCAGACGGCCGACAGAAGTCCGCGTGTGCTCTACGTGGAGAGTCTGTTGCGTGAGCGATTCGGGCCTGGTGCACGGGTGATCTGCCCAATCACCGATCCGTACGTGGCGCACCACGGCGCACTGGGCTCGTTTGTGACCGTGCACCTGCCCGATCATCTTCCGGCTGCCGTTGTCAGCCGATTCCTCCTCGATTGCGACGGCATCACCGAGGTCTACGAGCGCGACCTGGCGGTGCGAAAGCTCGAGCTGCCGCCGGATCGGATCGGTGATCTCTGTGTGTTGTCCGGTCGCGATGTCGTGCTGGGCCGAACTGCGGCAGATCATGACCTGAGCCTGCTTCGTGGCGGGCTGCGTTCGCACGGAGGGCGATACGAGGAGATGGTGCCGATGATCGTCTCGCGACCACTCACCCCGCGCTATGAGGCGCTCGTGGCTGGCGACCCGCGGAACTTCGACATCTTCGATCTCACCTGCAACGGGGGAACGGTGTGA